One window of the Thunnus albacares chromosome 3, fThuAlb1.1, whole genome shotgun sequence genome contains the following:
- the unc93b1 gene encoding protein unc-93 homolog B1 — MMEATEQEELLREADHLVAPPNGDLNELLDVGQDDNMHGQMEEFLAPGAEYNEEEEERKYYRRKRLGVIKNVLAASIGAMIVYSVYMGLLQMQLILHYDMTYREVKYSNLGLEDIDRKMLMGINVTPIIGLLYTPVLIRFLGTKWMMFLASGIYALFVSTNYWERYYTLVPSAVAIGVAIVPLWASLGSYITRMAQQYYEYVNYKEEHVQEQKKLPKGACHKYIIVFQSVFNIIFHLSFVFAEFPMRLVLNGYLHENKHILCKVKHCGAVISGVIPGFNTTVLTNLPRSMLLIQVESVLMGFAFLSMIIFLVLCGAAYRPTEEIDLRSIGWGNIFQLPFKHLRDYRLQLLCPFFIYSGFEVLFAITGFSLSYGVCVLGLKSLWLLIVVYGLSCSVFSSLSLCLLRLPRWLCLVGGAAVHFVLLITLMALSPTPKDQEYLGPLLVITVLWGLGTALNKTGVSTLLSMLYAEEKERLDFVYTIYHWWQAIAIFIVYLWSNLPMRAKLSILLATLLLACYCYWVMERRLARNVIPRRPRIPRPRHKVKGYRYLEEDNSDESDSERSEEDEEEKMEDEDHVAEEIGAEGREEGGQDAGAQGADSPGARRRGAEGHRRRREDDRKREGEREEREGG, encoded by the exons ATG ATGGAGGCAACAGAGCAAGAAGAGCTCCTCAGAGAGGCTGATCACCTTGTAGCGCCTCCTAATGGAGACCTGAATGAACTGCTGGATGTGGGGCAAGATGACAATATGCATGGCCAG ATGGAGGAGTTTCTGGCCCCGGGGGCCGAGTacaatgaggaggaggaggagaggaagtacTACAGAAGGAAGAGGTTGGGAGTCATCAAGAATGTTCTTGCAGCCAGTATTGGAGCCATGATCGTATACAGTGTGTACATGG gcCTACTGCAGATGCAGCTTATCCTTCATTATGATATGACCTACCGTGAGGTGAAATACAGCAACCTTGGCCTGGAGGACATTGACCGTAAGATGCTGATGGGCATCAATGTCACGCCCATCATAGGCCTGCTGTACACCCCTGTACTCATcag GTTTCTAGGTACTAAGTGGATGATGTTCCTGGCTTCAGGAATCTACGCACTGTTTGTCTCAACCAATTACTGGGAGCGTTACTACACCTTGGTTCCATCAGCCGTCGCTATCGGTGTGGCCATTGTGCCGCTGTGGGCGTCCTTAGGAAGTTACATCACCAG GATGGCGCAGCAGTACTATGAGTACGTTAACTACAAGGAAGAACACGTGCAGGAGCAGAAGAAGCTTCCTAAAGGAGCGTGCCATAAATACATCATCGTCTTCCAGTCAGTCTTCAACATCATCTTCCAT CTGAGTTTTGTCTTCGCCGAGTTCCCCATGCGTCTCGTCCTCAACGGCTAcctgcatgaaaacaaacacattctctGCAAAGTCAAACACTGTG GTGCAGTAATCAGTGGAGTGATCCCCGGCTTCAACACCACTGTGCTGACTAACCTGCCACGCTCCATGCTGCTCATCCAGGTGGAGAGCGTCCTCATGGGCTTCGCCTTCCTCTCCATGATCATC TTCCTTGTGTTGTGCGGTGCCGCTTACCGCCCGACAGAAGAGATCGACCTCCGCAGTATCGGCTGGGGAAACATCTTCCAGCTGCCTTTCAAACACCTGAGAGACTACCGCCTGCAACTGCTCTGCCCCTTCTTCATCTACAGCGGATTTGAAGTGCTGTTTGCCATCACTGGATTCTCCCTG TCCTATGGCGTATGTGTGTTGGGCCTAAAAAGTCTGTGGCTCCTCATTGTGGTCTATGGCCTCTCCTGCTCcgtcttctcctccctctccttgtGCCTCCTACGCCTCCCACGCTGGCTGTGTCTGGTGGGGGGCGCTGCTGTGCACTTTGTGCTGCTGATTACTCTCATGGCGTTGAGTCCAACTCCTAAAGATCAAGAGTATCTGGGCCCTTTGCTGGTGATCACTGTGCTGTGGGGACTCGGCACCGCCCTGAACAAGACGGGCGTCAGCA ccctGCTTAGTATGCTGTATGCTGAAGAAAAAGAACGTCTGGACTTCGTCTACACTATCTATCACTGGTGGCAGGCCATCGCCATCTTCATAGTCTACCTCTGGTCCAACCTGCCTATGAGg GCCAAACTCTCCATCCTGTTGGCCACTTTACTCCTGGCCTGCTACTGCTATTGGGTGATGGAGCGTCGCCTCGCCAGAAATGTGATTCCCAGACGGCCTCGGATCCCTCGGCCAAGGCACAAG GTCAAAGGCTACCGCTACCTGGAAGAGGACAACTCAGATGAGTCAGACTCTGAGAGAAgtgaggaggacgaggaggagaagatggaggacGAAGACCATGTGGCGGAGGAGATCGGAGCAGAGGGCAGGGAGGAGGGGGGCCAGGACGCAGGGGCCCAGGGAGCTGACTCACCCGGTGCCAGGAGGAGAGGGGCTGAGGGTCACCGCCGCAGACGGGAGGACGACCGTAAGAGGGAAGGAGAAAGGGAAGAGCGtgagggagggtga
- the timm10 gene encoding mitochondrial import inner membrane translocase subunit Tim10 — MDPMKAQQLAAELEVEMMADMYNRMTNACHRKCVPPHYKEAELTKGESVCLDRCVAKYLDLHERLGRKLTELSVQDEEMMRKAAVGSG, encoded by the exons ATGGATCCCATGAAGGCGCAGCAGCTGGCGGCGGAGCTGGAGGTGGAGATGATGGCTGACATGTACAACCG GATGACCAACGCCTGCCACAGGAAGTGTGTGCCGCCACATTACAAGGAGGCCGAGCTGACGAAGGGCGAGTCGGTGTGCCTGGACCGCTGCGTGGCCAAATACCTGGACCTTCACGAGAGGCTGGGACGCAAGCTGACAGAGCTGTCCGTCCAGGACGAGGAAATGATGAGGAAGGCTGCTGTCGGGAGTGGATAG